AGAAGTATGGATAGAAGATCATCGCACTCGACATTCGGGTTTCCGAGGGGAAGGGCAGCGCACGCCGCCGTGACGACTGCCTTCGTGCTCGTCTGGGCCATCGTGATGGGTGCGCTCGGCAAGGACGATCCGCTCATGCAGCCGCCGCAACGGGAGGGGGTGGGTCTCCAGCTGATCCCGGTCGATCTCAGGGTGAGCGTAGTCTCCCTGCTGCTCTGGGTTATCGCGCTGCTTGCGCTGTCGTATGTGGTGGGCAAGCGACCTCGGCTGCTCATCTTGAGTTGGCAGGCGCTCGCCGTCCCCGTCATCTGCGCGCTCGTGCTCACCTTGGAGCCCTGGGAGTCGCTGAGATGGCAAGCTGTCGAGTTCTTCTTGGGTCCCAACGGACGTCCGGCTCCGGCGCTGGTCTCTCTGCTGATCATGCTGTTGTATGACATTGCCCGGTTCCTGCTCAAGCCACTCTGCGTGATGGTCGGGCTCTGGCTCACCACCTGCGTCGGCGATGGTGAGCGTCCCCGTCCGGCGTCCCTTGCCTGGGGCAGGCTGCTTGGCGTCAGCATCGGCTGCGGAATCCTGTCGTTCGTGCTCACCGGCCTGCTCGAGATGGTCATCCCCATCTCCTTGAAAGCCGTTCAGTCCATGATCGTGCAGGCCATGTCCAACGGCAGTGACATTCCCGTGCGCCTTGCCATCTGGCAGGACATGCTGGTACAGCTCGTGTCCGTGCTTGCTGTCGTGCCCGCCCTCTGCGTCTCGCCGCTCAAGGCAAAGACAGAGGAGGCAGAGGAGCCTGAGGAGGCGTACTTGGAGTAGCGCGCCTCGGTGCCTCGGTACCTCAGGTCCTCAGGAGCGTGGGGTCACAAGACCCTGAGGGGCCGGGCGCAGGCGGCACGTCGCGCCAGCTGCGCCCGGCCCTGTGACCTCAGTCGGCGTGTTTATCTCCCTGCTTGGGAGATGTTCTCTCGTGCCGTTTGGACAGACGTCCAGCCCTGCGTAGGGCGTCTCGTAGGATGAACTCCACCTGGGCGTTGGCGCTGCGCATCTCATCCTTGGCCCAAAGCTCGACGGCCTCCCAGATCGCGGGGTCTATGCGCAGCGGGTACTGCTTTCGTGCGGCCATGTCCGCCTACCCCCGTCATCGGGATCTCTTATTGATAGAGCGAGCTGGTGTTGAGGACGGGCTGCGCCTCTGACTCGCCGCAGAGCACCACCATGAGGTTTGAGGCCATCACGGCCTTACGGTCTTCGTCAAACTCTACGATGCCGTCGTCGGAGAGCTGCGAGAGGGCCATGTCCACCATGCTCACGGCGCCCTCGACTATCTTCTTGCGTGCCGCGATAACGGCGTCGGCCTGCTGGCGGCGCAGCATCACCTGGGCGATCTCGGGCGCGTAGGCCAGGTGGGTGAGACGGGCATCCTCAATGGCGACGCCAGCGACCGAGAGCTTGCGCGTGAGCTCGAGCTTCAGCGCCTCCGAGACCTCCTCGATGTTGGAGCGTAGCGTGATCGTGGTCGATGAGTCGTCGTCATCCTCCAGGTGGTCGTAGGCGTAGATGCTTGCCACGTGGCGCAGCGCGGTCTCCACCTGCATGGACACGTAGCCCTCGTAGTCGTCCACGTCAAAGATGGCTTTAGCGGTGTCTGCGACGCGCCACACGACGACGGTCGCTATCTCTATGGGGTTGCCCATCTTGTCGTTGACCTTGATGCGCTCGCCCTCGTGTGTGCGGGCGCGCAGCGAGATCTTGGACACATGCGAGCGTCCGCTTGCGGTCGGCAGCCCCGTGAGCGCCGACTTCGTCAGTAGTGCGCCTGCGGGATCGTCCGGAGCGCTCGTCCTGCCAAGGGAGCGGGCGTAGAAGGGGTTCGCCCAGTGAAGCCCATCATCGCGTACCGTCCCCACGTACTTGCCAAAGAGCACGCAGACGCGTGCCTGGCCCGGTTGCAGGGTAAAGAAGCCGTTACTGACAATAATAGCGACAACGAGGAGCAACACACTTCCAAAAAGGGTCAAAAGGGATACCGCAAACAGGCCCACCTCTGCCTCGTTTGACAGGCTTATGGTCGAGCTGACCATGAGCTCTATGGACACTGCGTAGAGCAGTACGTCCACGATGATCATCATCCATCCGGACTTGGCGTGTGCCTTCTTCTCGGTGCAGCTCGTCTGTGTGCTCATCTTGATCTCCTTCTTTGCGAGGGGCCGCCTCCCCTGTGGAGCGCTGCCCTCATGAGCGGCGCGTCTCTTGCGTCACTAGAATCATTATGATATCAAAATGATTTGCGGTCAAGAGTCTGTCGAAGACGTGATGGGCGACTTTCTGCGCTATGCTGACACGGGAGGGGGATGGGTAGACACATGGAAGAGCTTTCCGATACAACAGTTATGGGACTGGGGCTTCCCGACTTCGTTGCTAAGTCGATTTTCGTTGCGGTAGTCATCATAGCCACACTGCTCGTCCAGTACGTGCTTGTGCGAGCCATACGAAAGGCGCTCGACAACTCGAACATCCCCTCGGCGTCCATCTTCATCAACATCGTGCGTGCCATCTTATGGCTTGTCGCCCTGCTCTCGCTCATGCAGCCTATCTTTGGTATCAACCCCACGGGCCTCGTCGCGGCCCTGGGCGTTGGCTCCGTCATCATCTCCCTCGGCCTGCAAGCGACGGTTGCAAACATCGTGTCGGGCCTTGGCCTCATGCTAGGCAAGGTCGTCGAGCCCGGCGATGAGGTCTCAATCAGCGGCTTCTCGGGCGTGGTCACCGACGTCACCTGGCGCCATACCATCGTTCGCGCACGTGATGGCACAGAGCAAGTCATCCCTAACTCGGTGCTCAACACCTCGGCGCTCACTCAGCGTACGCGCTGGGACGTGGGAGACTGCGAGGTCAGCTTTGTGGTGCAAACTGGCGCCGACCTCGATGAGGTCGAGCGCGAGGTCATCGGACGTGGGGAGGCCGTGCTTGGCGACAGGCTCGACAAGAGCATTAAGAGCAGCGTCACGTTTGGCGAGATGGACGCAGCGGGCATCACAGGACATGCACACTTTCACCTCAAGGACGGCTGTGCCATGGGTGAGGCTAGAGACAAGGTCGTCCGCTCGATCGCAGCGAGTCCTTGGCTGGCCGGTGCGACGCCTGCAGAACCCTAGCTCCTGCCGCCGCATTGCCGGTGGCTCTCGCCTTGGTCTATTCCAGACACCACCGCCGGCAGCCTGCTGCGTTGGGTGGCCTGTCGTGCCGAGCCGCGTGGCAGCGGATCAGTCCCACGAAGAGGAGGCCCCATGGAGAAGATAGCGAGCTTTACGGTCGATCACCTGCTGTTGGAGCCAGGCGTGTACGTGAGTCGCGTCGACTCCTGGCAGGGGATCGACGTCACTACCCTTGACCTGCGGATGGTCGCTCCAAACCGCGAGCCACCGATGGACACCGCTGCCGTCCACGCCATCGAGCATCTGGGGGCGACCTTCCTGCGCAACGATGCCAGCTGGAAGGAGCGCATCGTCTACTTTGGTCCCATGGGTTGCCGCACGGGCTTCTACCTCGTGCTCTTCGGCCTCGTGACACCTAGGGAGGCCCTCCCCTTGATCGTGCGCCTCTTTGAGCTCATCGCGTCCTTCGAGGGCGAGGTCCCGGGTGCCCAGCCCAAGGAGTGTGGCAACTGGCATGACAGTGACCTTGCGCAGGCCAGATGGTGGGCTAAGCGCTACCTAAAGAACACCCTTCGCGGTATCGACGACGCGCACTTGAGCTATCCAGGGCAGCAGGCATGAGGCTGGGCATCGTCGGCGCGATGGACAGCGAGCTGGCCCATCTGAAAGGCAAGCTTGCTGACGTGCAGGTCAGCCGTTGGACGAACATGGACTTCTTTGCCGGGACGCTCGGCAGGACCTGCGCAGTCATCGTCAGGTGTGGTGTGGGCAAGGTCAACGCCGCACTCTGTGTGCAGGCGCTCGCCGATCACTTCGCTGTGACCCACGTAATCAACACAGGCGTCGCTGGTTCGCTCGACGGTGCCATCGACATCGCCGACATCGTGGTCTCGACCGATGCGGTCCAGCATGACATGGACGTCACGTCCTTGGGCTACGCGCCGGGACAGATACCGGACCTTGACGTGCTGGCGTTTCCTGCCGACCCCGCACTTCGGGCGCTTGCGCTCGAGGCCGTCAAGGTTGCCGCGCCCGCTGCGCGCGCCTTCGAGGGACGTATCGCCTCAGGAGACCAGTTCGTGCACTCCCCAAGCCAAAGGGAGCGCATCGCCTCGCTCTTCAAGGCCTGCTGCGCCGAGATGGAAGGTGCCGCCTTCGCCCAAGCCTGCTACCTCAACAGCTTGCCCTTCGTGATCATTCGAGCCATCAGCGATAAGGCTGATGGCTCCTCGAACATTGATTATCCGAGCTTCGAGAAGGCTGCCGCCGAGCGCTGTGCTCGCATCGTCGAGCAGATGGCAGTCCTGCTGGGGAATGCCACCCACAGAAGAGGGGACGGCTGAGGTTAGCCGCCTAGTTGAGGTTAGCCGCCCTTGGTTTTGCCTCGGCCTGAGTCCTTGCCCTCACGCTCCCTGCACGCCCATGCCCACGAGCTCGGGGCCCGTGTGCACGATGAGGTCGGGTGGCAGGCTAGACGAGAGGAACTCGAGTATCTCTGCCCTCACCTGACTGCGCAGCCTCGTCTCGAGCAGGCTGCGGACCTTGGACGTCGCCTTGGTGCAGCAAAGGGCAAGGCGCACGCGGTCGAAACCGTTGGCCTTCTCGGCCACGACCCCCACGATCGTGTCGAGAGCCTTCCCCCAGCCCCGCACCTTCTTGGCTATGGTGTAGTAGCCCTCCTTGCTGCAGGTCAGGATGGGCTTGATGTTGAGGATGCTCCCGAGTCGGTAGATGGCGCTGTTGATGCGTCCGCCCTTGTAGAGGTACTCGAGCGACTTCACGGCAAAGAAGACGTCGGTTCTCTCGACGCTCTGTGTCAAGCGCTCCTCAAGCTGTTCGAAGGGTACACCCGCCTCCACGTACTCGACTGCGCGCCTCACGACCATGCCGGCTGCTATGCCTATCGACTTGGAGTCTACGACCAGCACAGGGAAGCCCTCCATCTCGTTGGCGACCATGCGTGCGGTCTGGTTGGTTGCCGAGAGTGCGCTCGCTATCGTGACAACGACGGCCTTCGTGTAGCCGTCGTCCCTAGCTTGCTCCAAGACCTTGCGCATCTCGTGGGGGGATGGGAGCGACGTCGTGGGGATCTCTTCGCCAAAGCGACGCACGACCTCATCCGAACTGATGTCGATGCCGCTCGAGAACGTCGAGCCATCGGAGTAGATGATGCGCAGGGGCATGATGCGTATGTCGTGCTCCTTACGGAAGTCCTCGTCGGTGTCTGTGCCCGAGTCGGTGATGATGGCGATGCGCTGCTTGTTCATAAGTCCCTCCGCAATGCCTCGATGGTGTACGCGTCGACCAGTGTATGCCTGAGATGGTGAGGACGCTACCCCATCCTACCCCCGTTTACACAAGCCTAATGTGTTCAAGCTGGATTTGGGCGGCGCTGCTCAAAAGTCCAAGGTGGTGTCACGTATGCTGAGATACGGGGACGAGGTGGGCGGTGGTTTCGGTAGGGTGCGCCCTCGGCGCGCGGTGACGTGAGGTGACGAGCATGTCAGGCAAGGGCTCCATGAGGGAGAAGCTGGCGCTGGGGCTAAGGAAGGCGCAGGCGCTTGGCTCGGGCGCGACCGGTGGCGCCGAGGCGAGTGCCAAGACCAAGCGGGGGAAGAAGGCCAAGAAGAAGGCCAAGGCTGCCAAGTCCAAAGGTCAGGTCGAGGAGCTCGCTGGGACCAAGGACCGCGATGATGGCAAGGACCAGTCCGGAACAACGGAGGACCAGGGTGGGCTCGAGGCACACGGTGGCCCCGGTGTTCCTCAGGCTTCCCTCGAGCGTAGCGAGGACCAAGATAGTCCTGAAAGGTCATCCGAGAGGCCACAGCGCCCCAGCATCATCCGTGAGCCTAAGGTCCTGCGCCGCTTGGCCCGACGCTCGGCTCTCGAGAGTGTGACCTCCAACGGCACGGTCGCCGCCGCAGTCATGGTCGTGGCGGCGCTCTTGGCCGTGGTTGTTGCCAACTCCGCCGCCTATGAGCCGCTTCACGAGTTCCTCGAGCTGCCGCTGACGCTGGGAGTGGGCTCTCTCTCTGCATCCATCACGCTTGAGGGCTTCGTGAACGACTTCCTCATGGCCATCTTTTTTCTGCTTGTCGGCATAGAGCTCAAGTACGAGATGACCGTGGGGCAGCTTAGGAAGCCGAGACAGGCGGCCCTGCCCATGCTGGCAGCCGTGGGGGGTGTCTGTGTGCCCGCCCTCATCTACCTGACCCTCAATTATGGGGGCGCCGTGCACGGTTGGGCCACGCCCATCGCGACCGACATCGCCTTCGCCCTGGGCGTGATGTCGCTCCTTGGTGATCGCGTCGCGCCCGCGACCAAGGTCTTCTTCCAGACCCTCGCCATCGCCGACGACCTCGTGGCTATCGTGGTGCTCGCCTTGTTCTACGGGCAGACGCCCGACATTGCCTGGGTGGCCGCATCGCTGATAGTGGTCACGGTGCTCGCGGGCATGGCGCGTGCGCGGGTCTATGCTGCGAGGCCCTACCTGGCCGTGGGGATCGTGTTGTGGCTGTGCATGTACAACTCGGGTGTCCATGCGACGCTTGCGGGCGTCATTCTCGCCTTCTGCCTGCCCGCCCGCTCTGACGTACGCCTTGGGGGGCTGCGTGGGTGGCTGGGCGACCAGGCACGCATCCTCGATGACCGTTACAGCGACAAGCACCATGTCCTGGGCCAGCACGACTTCATGGCCTCCGCGACCTACATCGAGCGGATCATGCATCATGTGACGCCGCCGTTGCAGCGCGTTGAGCGCAGCATCTCGGTCTCAGTGAACTACCTGATACTTCCGATCTTCGCCTTTGTGAACGCCCAGGTGCGCCTCGTTGGAATGGACCTGTCGGCACTCTTGGCCGACAGGGTCGCCCTTGGCGTGTTCTTTGGGGCCGTTCTCGGCAAGCCTGTCGGCATCATCCTCACGACCTGGGTGCTCGTCAGGGTGGGTTTCGCGAGGCTCCCGAAGCGCGTGACCTGGAACCAGGTCGTTGCCGTCGGCATTATGGGCGGCATGGGCTTTACGATGTCCATCCTCATCGCAGGTCTCGCCTTCCCCAGTCCGACCGAGGTCATGGCGGCAAAGTGCGCGATCCTCTCGGCGTCGTTCATGGCGGGGTTGTTGGGCATTTTCCACATGCGGGTGGCATACCCGCTCGTCAGGTCCCTCCGCAGGCGGCGGCGAAGGATGACAGACCAACGAACGGGGCACGTGGCGTAGGGGTGCCTGTTGTGCCCCACGTACGTGCGTCTGCGGAAGCTTGGGCATGGGGGTCGCTGGAGCACGCGCTCGCCGCACGTGTGCGCTCGTTGCCGGGTTGGGACAGGGTCTCGTACGCCGGTTGATCGCCAGGCCAAGGGTCCTCAGGCCAATCTGGAGAAGCGGGAGCTCTGGTCCCGCTGTGTTGGGGTCCCGCTGTGTTGACGTTGCCCGGCCATGCCAGCATTCCCTCGAGCGTACCACTCGACGCCACCGAGTGGCACGCGCGTCGTGCACTCGACGCCACCGAGTGGCGCAGAGATTGGAGAATGCCCAGTTGCCGGAGAATTTCGTGCCACTCGACGCCACCGAGTGGCACGCGCGTCGCGCACTCGACGCCACCGAGTGGCGCGGTGAGGTTGCATCCAGCTGAGGTTGCATCCAGCTGAGGCTGCGTCCAGCCCCCTGTCATACCGAGCGGGTTCGCCGGATTACTGCGTGTCGTCGGGCCTAGTAC
The DNA window shown above is from Olsenella sp. oral taxon 807 and carries:
- a CDS encoding SPFH domain-containing protein, which produces MSTQTSCTEKKAHAKSGWMMIIVDVLLYAVSIELMVSSTISLSNEAEVGLFAVSLLTLFGSVLLLVVAIIVSNGFFTLQPGQARVCVLFGKYVGTVRDDGLHWANPFYARSLGRTSAPDDPAGALLTKSALTGLPTASGRSHVSKISLRARTHEGERIKVNDKMGNPIEIATVVVWRVADTAKAIFDVDDYEGYVSMQVETALRHVASIYAYDHLEDDDDSSTTITLRSNIEEVSEALKLELTRKLSVAGVAIEDARLTHLAYAPEIAQVMLRRQQADAVIAARKKIVEGAVSMVDMALSQLSDDGIVEFDEDRKAVMASNLMVVLCGESEAQPVLNTSSLYQ
- a CDS encoding mechanosensitive ion channel family protein, coding for MGRHMEELSDTTVMGLGLPDFVAKSIFVAVVIIATLLVQYVLVRAIRKALDNSNIPSASIFINIVRAILWLVALLSLMQPIFGINPTGLVAALGVGSVIISLGLQATVANIVSGLGLMLGKVVEPGDEVSISGFSGVVTDVTWRHTIVRARDGTEQVIPNSVLNTSALTQRTRWDVGDCEVSFVVQTGADLDEVEREVIGRGEAVLGDRLDKSIKSSVTFGEMDAAGITGHAHFHLKDGCAMGEARDKVVRSIAASPWLAGATPAEP
- a CDS encoding S-ribosylhomocysteine lyase translates to MEKIASFTVDHLLLEPGVYVSRVDSWQGIDVTTLDLRMVAPNREPPMDTAAVHAIEHLGATFLRNDASWKERIVYFGPMGCRTGFYLVLFGLVTPREALPLIVRLFELIASFEGEVPGAQPKECGNWHDSDLAQARWWAKRYLKNTLRGIDDAHLSYPGQQA
- a CDS encoding 5'-methylthioadenosine/adenosylhomocysteine nucleosidase, with amino-acid sequence MRLGIVGAMDSELAHLKGKLADVQVSRWTNMDFFAGTLGRTCAVIVRCGVGKVNAALCVQALADHFAVTHVINTGVAGSLDGAIDIADIVVSTDAVQHDMDVTSLGYAPGQIPDLDVLAFPADPALRALALEAVKVAAPAARAFEGRIASGDQFVHSPSQRERIASLFKACCAEMEGAAFAQACYLNSLPFVIIRAISDKADGSSNIDYPSFEKAAAERCARIVEQMAVLLGNATHRRGDG
- a CDS encoding DegV family protein — protein: MNKQRIAIITDSGTDTDEDFRKEHDIRIMPLRIIYSDGSTFSSGIDISSDEVVRRFGEEIPTTSLPSPHEMRKVLEQARDDGYTKAVVVTIASALSATNQTARMVANEMEGFPVLVVDSKSIGIAAGMVVRRAVEYVEAGVPFEQLEERLTQSVERTDVFFAVKSLEYLYKGGRINSAIYRLGSILNIKPILTCSKEGYYTIAKKVRGWGKALDTIVGVVAEKANGFDRVRLALCCTKATSKVRSLLETRLRSQVRAEILEFLSSSLPPDLIVHTGPELVGMGVQGA
- the nhaA gene encoding Na+/H+ antiporter NhaA; this encodes MSGKGSMREKLALGLRKAQALGSGATGGAEASAKTKRGKKAKKKAKAAKSKGQVEELAGTKDRDDGKDQSGTTEDQGGLEAHGGPGVPQASLERSEDQDSPERSSERPQRPSIIREPKVLRRLARRSALESVTSNGTVAAAVMVVAALLAVVVANSAAYEPLHEFLELPLTLGVGSLSASITLEGFVNDFLMAIFFLLVGIELKYEMTVGQLRKPRQAALPMLAAVGGVCVPALIYLTLNYGGAVHGWATPIATDIAFALGVMSLLGDRVAPATKVFFQTLAIADDLVAIVVLALFYGQTPDIAWVAASLIVVTVLAGMARARVYAARPYLAVGIVLWLCMYNSGVHATLAGVILAFCLPARSDVRLGGLRGWLGDQARILDDRYSDKHHVLGQHDFMASATYIERIMHHVTPPLQRVERSISVSVNYLILPIFAFVNAQVRLVGMDLSALLADRVALGVFFGAVLGKPVGIILTTWVLVRVGFARLPKRVTWNQVVAVGIMGGMGFTMSILIAGLAFPSPTEVMAAKCAILSASFMAGLLGIFHMRVAYPLVRSLRRRRRRMTDQRTGHVA